CGAGGATACCGATTCCGAGCGCGACGGCGACCAGCGCCGACTCGACCATCGAGAGGACCGCTCCTTCGAGGCCGAAGGGCGACAGCGGAACGAGAACCCCGATGAGGGGACCGAGCCCGCTCATGGTCGCGTGGACCAAGCGTGCGCCCTGCCGGTCCCGCTGGATGCGGGTGTCGTCGAGGTCCACCAGCATCGCCCGCTCCATGCGCAGTATCTCGGCTCTGGTCTCGGCCCGCTCTATCTCCCAGACGCTCCACACCGCCGAGGTACAGAGCCCGACGGCGGCGCCGAGACCGATTTTGACGACCGTCAGGCCGTCCGGAACGCCCGAGAGGACGCTCCCGACGACGACGCCGATGCAGGTCAGTGTCCCGTCGAAACCGTTGGAGACGAAGTACCGCCGCGATATCGAGCGGACGTCCTCGTCCCCCAGCAGCCGACGGAGCGCGCGGCGAATCGAGGCCACGAGCCCTCAGCGGTCCTGTGGGGTCGGCCGGTCCTCGACGACCCGCTCGCCACAGGAGACCTGGTCGACGGAGTGGACCGTGCCGCCGAGGCGCTCTACCTCGGCCTCGGTGGCCTCGACGTCGACCGCCTCGCCGGCGAGGGTTACCTTCACGTTCTGGACCTCCTTGTCCCGCTCGATGAGGGAGGCGGTGACGCCGTCGACGCCGTCGACGCCGCTGAGGTGGTCCGCGAACTCGGCGAGGTCGGGGTCGTGGGGTTTCAGGACGTCGACGACGAGGCGCTTGAGGGGTGCCATAGCTACAAATGTGAACCGCCAGACACAAAACCGTGGCCGACCCCCATGACTGCCGGAGACACCGACTCATCGGGGACCGCGGCGCCACACACTCACTCCCCCGCCGACGTGCTGGCGGCCTACGACACCGAACCGGCGGGGCTCTCGGCGGACGAGGCGACCCGGCGTCTCGCCGACCACGGCCACAACGAGGTCGAGCGCGGGGGCGGACGCGGCGCCCTCGACATCCTCGTCGCGCAGTTCGACAGCGCGCTCATCTGGGTACTGGTGGCCGCCGCGGCCCTCTCGGTGTGGGCCGGGCACGCGGTCGATGCGGTCCTCATCGCCGTCATCGTGGCCGCCAACGGCGTCTTCGGGTTCCTGCAGGACTACCGGGCCGAGGAGAGTCTCGACGCGCTCCGCGAGCTGACCGCGCCGACGGCGACGGCGCGTCGCGACGGCGAGGCGACCGCAGTCGACGCCACGTCGCTCGTCCCGGGCGATATCGTCGAGCTCTCGGGCGGCGACGTCGTCCCGGCGGACGGCCGCCTGTTAGAGGCCCGCTCGCTGGAGGTCGACGAGGCGGCGCTCACCGGTGAGAGCGTGCCCGTCTCGAAAGGGGTCGCTCCGGTCGCCGCCGACACGCCGCTCGCCGAGCGGACTCCGATGGTTTACAAGGGGACGAACGTCACCCGCGGCAGCGGTGTCGCCGTCGTCACCGCGACCGGGATGGACACCGAGGTCGGCGGTATCGCCGGCGAACTCGCCGGGACGGCCGAGACCGACACGCCGCTGCAGGTAGAACTCGACAGGCTGGGCCGGGTGCTCGGCATCGGCGTCGTCGTCCTGGCGGCGCTCGTCGTCCCCCTCCTGCTCCTGCGTGGCACCGACCCCGTCCAGTCGGCGCTGACGGCCATCTCGCTCGCCGTCGCCGCCGTTCCCGAGGGGTTGCCCGCGGTGGTGACACTGACCCTCGCCCTCGGCGTCAGGCGGATGGCCGACGAGGACGCCCTCGTCCGGCGGTTGCCGGCCGTCGAGGCGCTGGGTGCCGTCGACGTCATCTGTACGGACAAGACCGGGACCCTGACCGAGGGGGAGATGTCGGTCAGCCGGATTTGGGTAAACGACAGCATCGTCCGGCCGGACCAGTCGGCCGAGCCGCCCGACGCCGAGCGCGTCGACCAGCTGCTCCGGGCCGGGACGCTCTGTAACGACGCCACCGTCGAGGCTGGCGACCCGACCGAGCGAGCCATCGTCGCGGCGGCCCGGGAGCGCGGTATCGACGTGGCGACGCTCCGCGCGGCGCGGCCACGAACCGGCGAGATACCCTTCTCCTCGGAACGCAAGTGGATGGGGACCGTCCACGACGACGCGGTGTACGTCAAGGGCGCACCGGAAGTCGTGCTCTCGAAGGCGGACCGGGTCCACACCGCCGACGGCCCCCGGGAACTGACCGAGGCGTCCCGGGACCGGATTCACGCTCAGGTCGGCGCGTTCGCCGACGACGCCCTGCGGGTGCTCGCAGTCGGCACCGCCGAGTCGGCCGACGTGGTCGAACGCGACGCCGCCGGCGACCCGGCCGACGTCAGCGGCGGCCTGACTTTCCTCGGTCTGGTCGGGATGATAGACCCGGCCCGCGAGGAGGTGGCCGGGGCGGTCGCGGCGACCCAGCGGGCCGGCATCGACGTGAAGATGGTGACCGGCGACAACGCCCGGACCGCCGCCGCAATCGGTGCCACGCTGGGGCTGGGCGGTGCTGTCGTGACCGGCCGCGACGTCGAGGCGCTCACCGACGACCAGCTCCGCGACCGAGCCGAGTCGGTCGACATCTTCGCCCGCACCGCCCCCGAGCAGAAGGTCCGTATCCTCCGGGCGCTTCAGGCCGGCGGTCACGTCGTCGCGATGACGGGCGACGGCGTCAACGACGCCCCGGCGCTGAAAAACGCCGACATCGGGGTCGCGATGGGGGTTCGTGGCACTGACGTGGCGAAACAGGCCAGCGACATCGTCCTGCTGGACGACGACTACGCGACCATCGAGCGGGCCGTCGAACGCGGACGGGCCATCTTCGACAACGTCTGGAAGTTCGTCGGCTACCTACTGAGCGCGAACGTGGCCGAGGTGGCCATCGTCTTCATCGCGTCCCTGCTCGGCTATCTCGTGCTCCCAGCGGTCCAGTTGCTCTGGATAAATCTGCTGACGGACGGGCTGCCGGCGCTGGCGCTGGGCGTCGACCCCCGGAGCGGTGACGTGATGGAGCGTCCCCCTCGGGACCCCGAGCGCGGCATCGTCGACCGCGGGATGCTCGGGCTCGTCGGCGGGACCGGCACCGTCTCGACGGCGGCGATTCTCGGACTGCTGTTTCTCACGCTCGGCGGCGCGCCGTCGGTCACCCCCTACGTCACGACGATGGTGTTTACCGCGTTCGTGTTTCTGGAGTTCGAGAAGCTCTACGTCATCCGCTGGCTCCGGGAGACACCGACGCTCTCGAACCGGTGGCTCGCCGCCGCGGTCGGTGGCTCCGTGGCGCTGCAACTCGCAGTACTCTACACGCCGCTTGCCGACTCCTTCGGGACGGTCCCGCTCGGGCTCGCGGACTGGGGGCTCATCGGGGGCCTGATGCTAGCGGTGTTGCCGCTCTATCTCGTCGTGGCATACCTCGTGCGCCGAGTCAC
The genomic region above belongs to Halomicroarcula saliterrae and contains:
- a CDS encoding VIT1/CCC1 transporter family protein, with the translated sequence MASIRRALRRLLGDEDVRSISRRYFVSNGFDGTLTCIGVVVGSVLSGVPDGLTVVKIGLGAAVGLCTSAVWSVWEIERAETRAEILRMERAMLVDLDDTRIQRDRQGARLVHATMSGLGPLIGVLVPLSPFGLEGAVLSMVESALVAVALGIGILGVFGAYMGSISGQRWYVAALRMALAGLVVAVVNVFLPG
- a CDS encoding DUF211 domain-containing protein: MAPLKRLVVDVLKPHDPDLAEFADHLSGVDGVDGVTASLIERDKEVQNVKVTLAGEAVDVEATEAEVERLGGTVHSVDQVSCGERVVEDRPTPQDR
- a CDS encoding cation-translocating P-type ATPase, giving the protein MTAGDTDSSGTAAPHTHSPADVLAAYDTEPAGLSADEATRRLADHGHNEVERGGGRGALDILVAQFDSALIWVLVAAAALSVWAGHAVDAVLIAVIVAANGVFGFLQDYRAEESLDALRELTAPTATARRDGEATAVDATSLVPGDIVELSGGDVVPADGRLLEARSLEVDEAALTGESVPVSKGVAPVAADTPLAERTPMVYKGTNVTRGSGVAVVTATGMDTEVGGIAGELAGTAETDTPLQVELDRLGRVLGIGVVVLAALVVPLLLLRGTDPVQSALTAISLAVAAVPEGLPAVVTLTLALGVRRMADEDALVRRLPAVEALGAVDVICTDKTGTLTEGEMSVSRIWVNDSIVRPDQSAEPPDAERVDQLLRAGTLCNDATVEAGDPTERAIVAAARERGIDVATLRAARPRTGEIPFSSERKWMGTVHDDAVYVKGAPEVVLSKADRVHTADGPRELTEASRDRIHAQVGAFADDALRVLAVGTAESADVVERDAAGDPADVSGGLTFLGLVGMIDPAREEVAGAVAATQRAGIDVKMVTGDNARTAAAIGATLGLGGAVVTGRDVEALTDDQLRDRAESVDIFARTAPEQKVRILRALQAGGHVVAMTGDGVNDAPALKNADIGVAMGVRGTDVAKQASDIVLLDDDYATIERAVERGRAIFDNVWKFVGYLLSANVAEVAIVFIASLLGYLVLPAVQLLWINLLTDGLPALALGVDPRSGDVMERPPRDPERGIVDRGMLGLVGGTGTVSTAAILGLLFLTLGGAPSVTPYVTTMVFTAFVFLEFEKLYVIRWLRETPTLSNRWLAAAVGGSVALQLAVLYTPLADSFGTVPLGLADWGLIGGLMLAVLPLYLVVAYLVRRVTVGADG